In a genomic window of Fusarium verticillioides 7600 chromosome 11, whole genome shotgun sequence:
- a CDS encoding mannan endo-1,6-alpha-mannosidase has translation MRASLAKTVAVTSALAAVVHGIDVSWDDDKSIKQAASTVAYGLVKYYTGNNTGDTPGNLPDPYYWWTAGGMFGTLIDYWWLTGDESYNKITTQAMLHQVGTNDDYMPDNQTMTEGNDDQGFWAVAAMSAAEHKYPDPPADQPQWLALVQAVFNEYVSRWDTQHCDGGMRWQIFTWNAGYDYKNSISNGCFFNIAARLARYTGNTTYGDWAEKVWDWETKIGLINSDYQVRDGVHFEGKCPSSMDTNQWTYNSGVYLYGAAAMYNITGKASWKTRVDGLLEDIKTVFVKNGVIYEQFCEEHKLCNLDQQTFKGYLARWMAATALVAPHTSEYITATLLSTAKKAAVSCSGSPSSGFAGQAGTACGFTWLTNGFDGIVGVGPQMSSLQSIMYTLAPAAKAPVTTKTGGTSKGNPGGGQTNMDVDVSKPKYAKITTMDKVGAGAITCMILACVIGGSVFATI, from the exons ATGAGAGCGTCATTGGCCAAAACGGTCGCTGTCACTTCGGCCTTGGCAGCTGTTGTTCATGGCATTGATGTATCATGGGACGACGACA AATCTATCAAACAAGCTGCTAGTACTGTTGCGTATGGCTTGGTGAAATACTACACTGGTAACAACACTGGTGATACACCAGGCAACCTGCCAGATCCATATTATT GGTGGACGGCAGGGGGTATGTTTGGTACATTAATCGACTACTGGTGGCTTACTGGCGATGAGAGCTACAACAAGATTACTACACAGGCCATGCTGCATCAGGTCGGAACAAATGACGACTATATGCCCGATAACCAGACTATGACAGAAGGCAACGACGATCAAGGATTCTGGGCAGTCGCTGCTATGTCGGCAGCTGAACATAAATATCCTGACCCGCCTGCAGACCAACCGCAATGGCTAGCACTAGTTCAGGCTGTTTTCAACGAATATGTTAGCCGTTGGGATACACAGCATTGCGACGGCGGAATGAGATGGCAAATCTTCACATGGAATGCCGGATACGATTACAAAAATTCCATTTCGAACGgttgcttcttcaacataGCTGCTCGCCTCGCTCGCTACACTGGCAATACCACTTACGGGGACTGGGCCGAGAAGGTTTGGGACTGGGAAACAAAGATCGggctcatcaacagcgaTTACCAGGTCCGAGATGGTGTCCATTTCGAAGGAAAATGCCCCAGCTCCATGGATACCAACCAATGGACCTACAACAGCGGTGTTTACCTTTACGGAGCTGCTGCCATGTACAACATCACCGGAAAAGCTTCATGGAAAACCCGAGTAGATGGTCTGCTGGAGGACATAAAGACTGTGTTTGTGAAGAATGGCGTTATTTATGAACAGTTCTGCGAGGAACACAAGCTTTGTAACCTCGACCAACAGACCTTCAAAGGCTATCTAGCCCGTTGGATGGCAGCTACCGCATTAGTAGCTCCACATACATCCGAATACATCACAGCGACGCTGCTATCGACGGCAAAAAAGGCCGCCGTCTCATGTTCAGGatcaccatcttcaggatTCGCAGGCCAGGCTGGCACGGCTTGCGGCTTCACATGGTTGACCAACGGGTTCGATGGGATCGTTGGGGTTGGACCGCAGATGAGTTCTCTGCAATCCATCATGTACACCCTCGCCCCGGCGGCGAAAGCACCAGTGACTACGAAGACTGGAGGAACGTCAAAAGGAAACCCGGGTGGCGGCCAGACAAACATGGATGTCGACGTGTCAAAACCGAAATATGCAAAGATCACAACGATGGACAAGGTAGGGGCGGGCGCCATAACATGTATGATTTTAGCTTGCGTTATTGGGGGTTCTGTTTTTGCTACTATCTAA